Proteins co-encoded in one Diaminobutyricimonas sp. LJ205 genomic window:
- a CDS encoding 2TM domain-containing protein codes for MTEPTDELRAYARKRIKARQDFKQILIVWVAISALAIAVWYFTGITQYFWPGWVMFGIGIGVVVSGFEAYGPRLGVITEQDIDAEVEKLSRR; via the coding sequence GTGACCGAACCGACCGATGAGCTTCGCGCCTACGCTCGGAAGCGGATCAAAGCCAGGCAGGATTTCAAGCAGATCCTCATCGTCTGGGTGGCGATTTCTGCGCTCGCCATTGCGGTCTGGTACTTCACCGGAATAACGCAGTACTTCTGGCCGGGCTGGGTCATGTTCGGCATCGGGATCGGGGTTGTCGTGTCCGGCTTCGAAGCCTACGGCCCGCGACTCGGCGTCATCACCGAGCAGGACATCGACGCCGAGGTGGAGAAACTCAGCCGACGCTGA
- the mnmA gene encoding tRNA 2-thiouridine(34) synthase MnmA, producing MKVLAAMSGGVDSAVAAARAVEAGHDVVGVHLALSRMPGTLRTGSRGCCTIEDSMDAQRAANMMGIPFYVWDFSERFKLDVVDDFIAEYSAGRTPNPCMRCNEKIKFAALLEKAVALGFDAVATGHYAKVVTDAAGNRELHRASAWAKDQSYVLGVLTSEQLAHSMFPLGETPSKAEVRAEAADRGFSVANKPDSHDICFIPDGDTRGWLADKVGAEPGAILDRDGENIGTHEGAHAFTVGQRKGLNIGFPAADGKPRFVLEVRPKSNEVVVGPREALDVALIAGRKFSWAGLGPLESGIIADEFDEFDCDVQIRAHADPVPARARLSRVNLEDYAVGAEQISASRSAQTSSEFELVVTPTEPLNGVAPGQTAVVYVGTRVLGQCTIDRTVSAVSVG from the coding sequence GTGAAAGTTCTGGCGGCAATGAGTGGCGGAGTCGACTCCGCGGTAGCTGCCGCGCGTGCGGTCGAAGCAGGGCACGACGTCGTCGGCGTGCACCTCGCCCTCAGCCGGATGCCCGGCACCCTCCGCACCGGCAGCCGCGGCTGCTGCACCATCGAAGATTCGATGGACGCGCAGCGGGCCGCGAACATGATGGGAATCCCGTTCTACGTGTGGGACTTCTCCGAACGCTTCAAGCTCGACGTCGTCGACGACTTCATCGCCGAATACTCCGCCGGACGCACGCCCAACCCGTGCATGCGCTGCAACGAGAAGATCAAGTTCGCAGCGCTCCTCGAGAAGGCAGTCGCGCTCGGGTTCGATGCGGTCGCCACCGGTCACTACGCAAAGGTGGTGACGGATGCCGCGGGCAACCGCGAGCTGCACCGCGCGAGCGCCTGGGCGAAGGACCAGTCCTATGTGCTCGGTGTGCTGACCAGTGAGCAGCTGGCCCACTCCATGTTCCCGTTGGGGGAGACCCCGTCGAAGGCCGAGGTGCGCGCCGAGGCAGCCGACCGCGGATTCAGTGTCGCGAACAAGCCGGACAGCCACGACATCTGCTTCATCCCGGACGGCGACACGCGCGGCTGGCTCGCCGACAAGGTCGGTGCCGAGCCGGGCGCGATCCTCGACCGCGACGGCGAGAACATCGGCACCCACGAAGGCGCCCACGCCTTTACCGTCGGCCAGCGCAAGGGCCTCAACATCGGCTTTCCCGCTGCGGACGGCAAGCCCCGCTTCGTGCTCGAAGTGCGTCCCAAGTCCAACGAGGTCGTCGTCGGACCCCGCGAGGCGCTGGATGTCGCGCTCATCGCCGGCCGCAAGTTCAGCTGGGCAGGGCTCGGACCACTCGAGTCGGGCATCATCGCCGACGAGTTCGATGAATTCGACTGCGACGTGCAGATCCGTGCGCATGCCGACCCGGTGCCCGCGCGAGCCCGCCTGTCCCGGGTGAACCTCGAGGACTACGCCGTCGGCGCCGAGCAGATCTCCGCGTCACGCAGCGCCCAGACCAGCTCAGAATTCGAGCTGGTGGTCACGCCGACCGAGCCGTTGAACGGTGTCGCGCCCGGCCAGACCGCGGTGGTCTACGTCGGCACCCGGGTGCTCGGCCAGTGCACGATCGACCGCACGGTTTCAGCCGTCAGCGTCGGCTGA